In Amia ocellicauda isolate fAmiCal2 chromosome 7, fAmiCal2.hap1, whole genome shotgun sequence, one genomic interval encodes:
- the rdh8a gene encoding retinol dehydrogenase 8a: MASDGQKVILITGCSSGIGLRLAALLAQDAKRRYYVIATMRDLKKRGKLEEAAGDTLDKTLTIQTLDVCSDQSVTQCLSSIKDRKVDVLINNAGIGQIGPIECLSMQEMQKVFETNFFGAVRMIRAVLPDMKKRKSGHIIVMSSVMGMQGVVFNDIYSASKFAMEGFCESLAVQLLKFNIHVSLIEPGPVNTEFEMKLMEEVGKSDFPGADADTVRYFKEVYLPASHEIFATMGQSPDTVAKATMKVIEMRQPVFRYQTNALYTPLVAMKYADDSGGLSVRTFYNLLFNYGTVFHLSMNLLKCITCNCFRRRSVSPS; encoded by the exons ATGGCGAGCGACGGGCAGAAAGTTATTCTGATCACCGGCTGCTCCTCCGGGATCGGCCTGCGGCTCGCAGCGCTACTCGCACAAGATGCCAAGAGACGCTACTATG TGATCGCCACCATGAGGGACCTGAAGAAGAGGGGGAAGCTGGAGGAGGCAGCGGGAGACACGCTGGACAAAACCCTGACCATCCAGACGCTGGACGTGTGCAGCGACCAGTCGGTCACCCAGTGCCTGAGCAGCATCAAGGACCGCAAAGTGGACGTCCTGA TCAACAACGCTGGGATCGGCCAGATCGGGCCCATCGAGTGCCTCAGCATGCAGGAGATGCAGAAGGTGTTCGAGACCAACTTCTTCGGGGCCGTGCGGATGATCCGGGCCGTGCTGCCTGAcatgaagaagaggaagagcgGCCACATCATCGTCATGAGCAGTGTGATGGGCATGCAAG GCGTGGTTTTCAACGACATTTACTCTGCCTCCAAGTTTGCCATGGAGGGGTTCTGTGAGAGTCTCGCCGTGCAGCTGCTCAAGTTCAACATCCA TGTGTCTCTGATCGAGCCCGGCCCCGTGAACACGGAGTTCGAGATGAAGCTGATGGAGGAGGTGGGGAAGTCCGATTTCCCGGGGGCCGACGCCGACACGGTGCGCTACTTCAAGGAGGTCTACCTGCCCGCCTCCCACGAGATCTTCGCTACCATGGGACAGAGCCCGGACACCGTGGCCAAG gCCACCATGAAAGTGATAGAGATGCGGCAGCCGGTGTTTCGATACCAGACCAACGCCCTCTACACCCCACTGGTGGCCATGAAGTACGCGGACGACTCGGGCGGCCTGTCGGTGCGCACCTTCTACAACCTGCTCTTCAACTACGGCACCGTCTTCCACCTCAGCATGAACCTCCTCAAGTGCATCACCTGCAACTGCTTCCGCCGCAGGTCCGTCTCGCCCAGCTGA